From the Montipora capricornis isolate CH-2021 chromosome 2, ASM3666992v2, whole genome shotgun sequence genome, one window contains:
- the LOC138039031 gene encoding uncharacterized protein, protein MRNLLLFLLLRVAVALIPVNPGMKSFSFAIKNGFVYPDIEKTLYEHNTGQPGVITEQWFTGHGTMDQDTRIRIYIDNDTQASLDFQLFLAHGIGFNQTQELPEIPWVTKRLGHTANGGIYNTFRVPFGKCFKITATRPTCGHIWYIIRGVENYPLILGDLLLPKHTRLKLYKNENVLMKPFEFLSMANISRSAGAVFMVTLAARSQDLVFLEGCMRAYIDDSKDTTWLSSGTEDFFLSSYYFNRGTFHADEAGLTYKNRHGLISAYKFFENDPLLFSKSFELWWRCSDNDDTNVQFGCPHTWPNPARFTKEEFLDKGKFAKSGTFPTKANALRETSTRIFSKKGNVLHHATGSKEKGFRKKKGVFNRDESKGKEKVSRKGTKSKQRFTTVTTYTWVYEW, encoded by the coding sequence ATGCGaaatcttttgctttttcttcttttgagaGTGGCTGTTGCACTGATTCCGGTTAATCCAGGCATGAAGTCATTCTCATTTGCCATTAAAAATGGTTTTGTGTATCCGGATATAGAAAAGACTCTATACGAACACAACACCGGACAGCCGGGAGTAATTACTGAGCAATGGTTCACCGGCCATGGGACAATGGATCAAGACACCAGGATACGAATTTACATCGACAATGACACCCAAGCAAGTTTGGATTTCCAACTCTTTTTGGCACATGGTATAGGGTTCAACCAAACACAAGAACTTCCCGAGATCCCTTGGGTTACAAAGCGACTCGGTCATACAGCTAATGGCGGAATTTACAACACGTTTAGAGTACCGTTTGGCAAATGCTTCAAGATTACTGCCACAAGACCAACTTGTGGACATATATGGTACATTATTCGTGGCGTTGAGAATTATCCCTTGATACTAGGCGATCTGTTGCTTCCAAAACATACAAGACTTAAGCTTTATAAAAACGAAAACGTTTTGATGAAGCCATTTGAGTTTCTATCAATGGCAAATATCAGTCGTTCTGCAGGGGCAGTGTTTATGGTGACTTTAGCTGCCCGAAGCCAAGATCTCGTCTTTCTGGAAGGTTGTATGCGTGCATACATTGATGACAGCAAAGATACAACATGGCTTTCATCTGGTACTGAAGACTTTTTCTTGTCATCATATTATTTTAATCGAGGAACATTTCACGCAGATGAAGCAGGCCTCACTTATAAAAATAGACACGGATTAATAAGCGCTTACAAATTTTTCGAAAATGATCCTTTGCTTTTCAGCAAATCCTTTGAACTTTGGTGGAGGTGTAGTGATAATGATGACACCAACGTCCAATTTGGCTGCCCTCACACATGGCCAAACCCTGCTCGTTTCACTAAAGAAGAATTCTTGGACAAGGGAAAGTTCGCCAAAAGTGGAACATTCCCCACTAAAGCAAATGCTTTGAGGGAGACAAGTACACGAATATTCTCCAAGAAAGGAAATGTTCTCCACCATGCGACGGGTTCCAAAGAGAAAGGCTTTCGCAAAAAAAAGGGTGTTTTTAACAGAGATGaatcaaaaggaaaagaaaaggtttCCAGGAAAGGAACTAAATCCAAACAGCGATTCACCACTGTAACAACGTACACATGGGTCTACGAATGGTAA